One window of Dechloromonas sp. ZY10 genomic DNA carries:
- the lpxK gene encoding tetraacyldisaccharide 4'-kinase, which translates to MFARWLQRQWFQRRLTPALLFLLWPLLPLHALFVLVSGWQRRRAQPQRLPVPVLVVGNLTVGGAGKTPLTLWLARRLAARGWQPGIVSRGYGRRGDGVVAVTADSVASEVGDEPLLLARRSGVPVYVGRDRGAAARALLAAQPQVDLILCDDGLQHLRLARDVELAVFDGRGAGNGWRLPLGPLREPLSRLSTVDAVIGNFSGAATMLPPGVELPAGPAYFPMTLQPGRFERLDRPAAAVEAGYFAGRRVHALAGIGDPGRFFATLLGLGIDFVAHPFPDHHAYTVADLSFAGDDILLMTEKDAVKCLALVPGEAWYLPVEAELPPALIELVEEKLRGRQAA; encoded by the coding sequence ATGTTTGCCCGCTGGCTGCAACGCCAATGGTTCCAACGCCGGCTGACGCCGGCGTTGTTGTTCCTGTTGTGGCCATTGTTGCCGCTGCATGCCTTGTTCGTGCTGGTTTCCGGCTGGCAGCGGCGACGGGCGCAGCCGCAACGCTTGCCGGTTCCGGTGCTGGTGGTCGGCAACCTGACCGTCGGCGGCGCCGGGAAGACCCCGCTGACCCTGTGGCTGGCCCGCAGGCTGGCGGCACGCGGCTGGCAGCCGGGGATCGTCAGCCGGGGCTATGGCCGGCGGGGCGACGGCGTGGTCGCGGTCACTGCCGACAGCGTTGCATCTGAGGTTGGCGACGAGCCGCTGTTGCTTGCCCGGCGTAGTGGTGTGCCGGTTTATGTCGGACGCGACCGGGGCGCGGCGGCGCGGGCGCTACTGGCGGCGCAGCCGCAGGTCGATCTGATTCTCTGCGACGACGGCTTGCAGCATTTGCGTTTGGCGCGCGATGTCGAACTGGCGGTATTCGACGGGCGTGGCGCTGGCAACGGCTGGCGCCTGCCCCTGGGGCCGCTGCGCGAACCCTTGTCGCGGTTATCCACGGTCGACGCGGTGATCGGCAATTTTTCCGGGGCGGCAACCATGCTGCCACCGGGCGTCGAGTTGCCGGCCGGTCCGGCATATTTTCCGATGACCTTGCAGCCAGGACGTTTCGAACGGCTGGACCGGCCGGCAGCAGCGGTCGAGGCCGGATACTTTGCCGGCCGCCGGGTGCATGCCCTGGCCGGAATCGGCGATCCCGGACGCTTCTTCGCCACCTTGCTGGGCTTGGGCATCGATTTCGTCGCCCATCCCTTTCCCGACCATCATGCCTATACCGTTGCCGATTTATCCTTTGCTGGCGACGATATCCTGCTGATGACCGAGAAGGATGCAGTAAAATGTTTGGCTCTTGTGCCGGGCGAAGCCTGGTACCTGCCGGTCGAGGCGGAACTGCCGCCGGCGCTGATTGAACTCGTTGAGGAGAAACTCCGTGGACGCCAGGCTGCTTGA
- the kdsB gene encoding 3-deoxy-manno-octulosonate cytidylyltransferase, with amino-acid sequence MPTPAFKVVIPARYASTRLPGKPLLDLGGKPMVVRVAERARQSGAEEIWVATDDERVHAACCAHEVAAIMTRGDHPTGTDRLAEVVAQRGWASDTLVVNVQGDEPLIEPAVILQTARQLAASGADIATVAHPIAAAEEFFNPNVVKVVCRADGDAAYFSRAPLPYARDDFARDRSVLPAGLPALRHVGLYAYRAAFLKAYAGLAPAPTEQFESLEQLRALWHGYRISVALIDAAPAPGVDTPEDAERMRKLFDRV; translated from the coding sequence ATGCCGACCCCGGCGTTCAAGGTCGTCATCCCGGCCCGCTACGCCTCGACCCGCCTGCCCGGCAAGCCCTTGCTCGACCTCGGCGGCAAGCCGATGGTGGTGCGTGTGGCCGAGCGGGCACGGCAGTCCGGGGCCGAGGAAATCTGGGTCGCGACCGACGACGAACGGGTGCATGCTGCCTGCTGCGCGCACGAGGTCGCCGCAATCATGACCCGCGGCGACCATCCCACCGGCACCGACCGGCTGGCTGAAGTGGTCGCCCAGCGCGGCTGGGCCAGCGATACGCTGGTGGTGAACGTGCAGGGCGACGAACCGCTGATCGAACCGGCGGTGATCCTGCAAACCGCCCGGCAACTGGCGGCCAGCGGCGCCGATATTGCGACGGTGGCGCACCCGATTGCCGCCGCCGAAGAGTTTTTCAACCCCAATGTGGTCAAGGTGGTGTGCCGCGCCGATGGCGACGCCGCGTATTTCTCGCGCGCACCGCTGCCCTACGCCCGCGACGATTTCGCCCGTGACCGCAGCGTGCTGCCGGCGGGCTTGCCGGCCTTGCGCCATGTCGGTCTCTACGCTTACCGGGCGGCTTTCCTCAAAGCCTATGCCGGCCTGGCTCCGGCGCCGACCGAACAGTTCGAATCGCTCGAGCAGTTGCGTGCGCTGTGGCATGGCTACCGCATCAGCGTCGCGCTGATCGACGCTGCGCCGGCACCCGGTGTGGATACGCCGGAAGATGCCGAGCGGATGCGCAAACTGTTTGACCGGGTCTGA
- a CDS encoding Trm112 family protein — protein sequence MDARLLDILVCPICKGNLEHRKNEQELVCKPCKLAFPVRDDIPVMLVDEARRLEAEGQ from the coding sequence GTGGACGCCAGGCTGCTTGACATCCTTGTCTGCCCGATCTGCAAGGGCAATCTGGAACATCGCAAGAATGAACAGGAACTGGTCTGCAAGCCGTGCAAGCTGGCCTTCCCGGTGCGCGATGACATTCCGGTGATGCTGGTCGACGAGGCTCGCCGCCTCGAAGCGGAAGGCCAGTAA